In Candidatus Sericytochromatia bacterium, a single genomic region encodes these proteins:
- the aroF gene encoding 3-deoxy-7-phosphoheptulonate synthase: MLITLTGAQHGDRIRAWLTRLGFEARVVQRGQALLVQDPWMPWGVKDALSSDPGVACLDETQALPQRVLRQGPQDEALDAWHLGEVPVIAGPCAVEDPDMIGQAAAFCASLGIRWLRGGTDKTRTRVDAFQGLGARGAAWLREAADAHGMKVVTEVTDTPEAEAIAAFADVLMVGARHMHASRHLQRVGRIGKPVILKRGLAASPEEWLRAAEYLLEAGAPSVAFCERGSRSANPLKRFTLDLAAVPFIREMSAFPVLVDPSHAAGYSPYVAPLARAAIAAGAHGVVVECHPDPACARSDALQALDFQALAALVTDLRRLQAVTQPGSLSLPSAVTREGATLEKAAQP, from the coding sequence ATGTTGATCACGTTGACGGGTGCACAGCACGGTGACCGGATCAGGGCGTGGTTGACCCGACTCGGATTCGAGGCCCGCGTGGTTCAGCGGGGCCAGGCTCTGCTGGTCCAGGACCCCTGGATGCCCTGGGGGGTCAAGGACGCCCTGAGTTCAGACCCTGGCGTGGCCTGCCTGGATGAGACGCAGGCACTCCCCCAGCGGGTTCTCCGGCAAGGGCCCCAGGACGAGGCCCTGGATGCCTGGCATCTGGGTGAGGTGCCGGTGATTGCCGGACCTTGCGCGGTCGAGGACCCCGACATGATCGGCCAGGCGGCCGCCTTCTGTGCCAGTCTGGGCATCCGCTGGCTGCGCGGGGGGACCGACAAGACCCGGACCCGAGTCGATGCCTTCCAAGGGCTGGGAGCGCGCGGAGCGGCCTGGCTGCGCGAGGCCGCCGACGCTCATGGGATGAAGGTGGTCACCGAGGTGACGGACACGCCGGAGGCCGAAGCGATCGCCGCCTTCGCCGATGTGTTGATGGTCGGAGCGCGTCACATGCACGCCAGCCGTCATCTGCAACGCGTCGGTCGGATCGGCAAACCGGTCATCCTCAAGCGCGGGCTGGCCGCCAGCCCCGAAGAGTGGCTGCGAGCGGCCGAATACCTGCTCGAGGCCGGGGCGCCGAGCGTGGCCTTCTGCGAACGTGGCTCCCGCTCGGCGAACCCGCTCAAACGCTTCACGCTGGACCTGGCGGCGGTGCCGTTCATTCGCGAAATGTCCGCGTTTCCGGTGCTGGTCGACCCCAGCCACGCGGCCGGCTACTCCCCCTACGTGGCGCCCCTGGCGCGTGCGGCGATCGCGGCGGGGGCGCACGGCGTGGTCGTCGAGTGCCATCCCGACCCCGCCTGCGCCCGCTCCGACGCCCTCCAGGCGCTGGACTTTCAGGCCCTGGCCGCGCTGGTCACCGACTTGCGTCGGCTGCAGGCGGTCACCCAACCCGGCTCGCTCTCGCTCCCAAGCGCTGTGACTCGCGAAGGGGCCACGCTGGAAAAGGCGGCTCAGCCATGA
- a CDS encoding M28 family peptidase has product MSPASRSHRLVATLMGAALLSACGTLSLLPAAKKATQGARTAASTLDNPLDGARALAHTRYLTDAALAGRGTATAGDYKADDYIVREFEKLGLPVIKQAFQNPRFKGTAHNVIALLPGSERSNRYLVVGAHKDHLGVREGKMYPGANDNAGGTAAVLEIARVMVDRNQNHGDRPRANILFMTFSGEELGLLGSTYYTKNPVAPKLDGGAMPIPLSAIKGMVNMDCIAVGNTNTIGTDAVEDPFTSRGDLSAMATQRGLKMVFKPFKIPHTHEVGGLALPPWASSDHAAFRRAGVRAICYYAEPVMSKYLHTPNDTLPERDTIDKKPADQFNIDNLVRIAAVAYDTLKAWSNE; this is encoded by the coding sequence ATGTCGCCTGCTTCCCGTTCCCATCGCCTCGTCGCCACCCTGATGGGGGCGGCCCTGCTGAGCGCGTGTGGCACGCTGAGCCTGCTCCCGGCTGCCAAGAAGGCCACCCAGGGGGCACGGACCGCTGCCTCGACCCTGGACAATCCGCTGGATGGCGCGCGTGCGCTGGCGCATACCCGCTACCTCACGGATGCGGCCCTGGCGGGGCGTGGCACGGCGACGGCCGGTGACTACAAGGCGGACGACTACATCGTCAGGGAATTCGAAAAACTGGGTTTGCCGGTGATCAAGCAGGCCTTCCAGAATCCCCGCTTCAAGGGCACGGCCCACAACGTGATCGCCTTGTTGCCGGGTTCCGAGCGCAGCAACCGCTACCTGGTGGTCGGCGCCCACAAGGACCACCTGGGCGTGCGGGAGGGCAAGATGTACCCCGGGGCGAATGACAACGCGGGCGGCACTGCCGCTGTGCTGGAGATTGCGCGCGTGATGGTCGACCGCAACCAGAACCACGGCGATCGCCCCCGGGCGAACATCCTCTTCATGACCTTCTCCGGAGAGGAGCTGGGCTTGCTGGGCTCGACCTACTACACCAAGAATCCGGTCGCGCCCAAGCTGGACGGCGGCGCCATGCCGATCCCGCTCTCAGCCATCAAGGGCATGGTCAACATGGATTGCATCGCCGTGGGCAACACCAACACGATCGGCACCGATGCGGTCGAGGACCCCTTCACCTCTCGCGGCGATCTCAGCGCCATGGCGACGCAACGCGGCCTCAAGATGGTGTTCAAGCCCTTCAAGATCCCCCACACCCACGAGGTGGGTGGCCTGGCGCTGCCGCCGTGGGCCAGCAGCGACCACGCCGCCTTCCGCCGGGCCGGCGTGCGTGCCATCTGCTATTACGCCGAGCCGGTCATGAGCAAGTACCTGCACACGCCGAATGACACCCTGCCGGAGCGGGACACGATCGACAAGAAGCCGGCCGACCAGTTCAACATCGACAACCTGGTGCGGATCGCGGCGGTAGCCTACGACACGCTCAAGGCCTGGTCGAACGAGTAA
- a CDS encoding rhodanese-like domain-containing protein, which yields MLNWLWGGTAGEALTTAKLAERLAGPEAPFLLDVREPGEYAAGHVAGATLIPLGQLGGELARLPKEREIAVICRSGARSGRAVALLRQAGFEAHNVEGGMLAWQGPVEGA from the coding sequence ATGCTCAACTGGTTATGGGGTGGAACCGCCGGCGAGGCCTTGACGACGGCGAAGCTGGCCGAGCGATTGGCTGGCCCGGAAGCGCCGTTTCTGCTCGATGTGCGGGAACCGGGAGAGTATGCCGCCGGGCACGTGGCCGGCGCGACCCTGATCCCACTCGGGCAACTGGGCGGGGAACTGGCGCGCTTGCCAAAAGAGCGGGAAATCGCCGTGATCTGCCGGAGCGGCGCACGCAGCGGACGGGCCGTGGCCCTCCTGCGCCAGGCCGGCTTCGAGGCGCACAACGTCGAGGGGGGCATGCTGGCCTGGCAGGGACCGGTCGAAGGCGCCTGA
- a CDS encoding NAD(P)/FAD-dependent oxidoreductase — protein MPRTARTWLNGLIAAALICLPGPVLAASPEPEHPEPQLAVPSRPHTVVVIGAGLAGLTTAYRLRQAGVDCVVLELADRVGGRMRTVSYPEGVSAEAGLEEFWDTNPTVALAEELGVPMEKSATAFSSFLHKGKLYPFTQDTNEAFVASVLGRADLSKFRQWDADMQRLHKQVGLRPLPAELAKLKDVSFADWLSRDKRLSPLAVAMIRAMSEPEFGTTADAISALDGIDEWHIFAGAGVGSHHVEGGNQRLAETLRDRIGRDRVLTGHQVTRIARFADHVDVTALETARYAVHHFRARHVVSTIPLFRLYEVQIDPPLSAKVQEAIGTQTWGAYCTAHIVLDARAAKFWTVKGEEILPILTGGPLGVIYGANSGSQRGYTALNLLITGEHAERFNARTGSLDDVRKEVGAALEKQWRGITPHVKYMNFVRYHPRAIASWPVGRSRFDALSDEIRRPQGRLYLAGDFTEGTHSDGAAISAMRVVKQICAAEKLALPAPMATP, from the coding sequence ATGCCACGCACAGCCAGGACCTGGCTCAATGGGCTGATTGCCGCGGCCCTCATCTGCCTACCCGGTCCCGTCCTGGCGGCTTCGCCGGAACCAGAACATCCAGAGCCCCAGTTGGCCGTTCCCTCCCGCCCTCACACGGTGGTGGTGATCGGCGCGGGCCTGGCTGGTCTGACGACGGCCTACCGCCTGCGTCAAGCCGGCGTGGACTGCGTGGTGCTCGAGCTGGCCGACCGGGTGGGCGGTCGGATGCGGACGGTCTCGTATCCGGAGGGCGTCTCCGCGGAGGCCGGCCTGGAGGAATTCTGGGATACCAACCCGACGGTGGCCCTCGCCGAGGAACTGGGCGTACCGATGGAGAAGTCCGCGACGGCATTCTCCAGTTTCCTGCACAAGGGCAAACTGTACCCCTTCACCCAGGATACCAACGAGGCCTTTGTGGCCTCGGTGCTCGGCCGTGCCGACCTGAGCAAATTCCGGCAGTGGGACGCCGATATGCAACGGCTTCACAAGCAAGTCGGCTTGCGCCCGTTACCCGCCGAACTGGCCAAGCTGAAGGACGTGTCGTTCGCGGATTGGTTGTCGCGTGACAAGCGCCTGTCGCCGCTGGCCGTGGCCATGATCCGCGCCATGAGCGAACCCGAATTCGGCACCACGGCCGATGCCATCAGCGCGCTCGACGGCATCGACGAGTGGCACATTTTTGCGGGTGCGGGCGTCGGGTCTCACCACGTGGAAGGGGGCAATCAGCGGCTGGCCGAAACCTTGCGCGACCGCATCGGCCGCGACCGCGTTTTGACCGGGCATCAGGTCACGCGCATCGCCCGCTTCGCCGACCACGTCGACGTGACGGCCCTGGAGACGGCCCGCTACGCCGTGCATCACTTTCGGGCCCGCCACGTGGTCAGCACCATCCCCCTCTTCCGCCTGTATGAGGTTCAGATCGACCCCCCGCTTTCCGCCAAGGTCCAGGAAGCCATCGGCACCCAAACGTGGGGCGCCTACTGTACCGCCCACATCGTGCTGGATGCCCGGGCGGCGAAGTTCTGGACCGTGAAAGGGGAGGAGATCCTGCCGATCCTGACCGGTGGTCCCCTCGGCGTGATCTACGGAGCCAACTCCGGCTCTCAGAGGGGCTACACCGCGCTGAACCTGCTGATCACGGGCGAGCACGCCGAGCGTTTCAACGCCCGCACAGGGTCTCTGGATGATGTTCGCAAGGAGGTCGGCGCCGCGCTGGAAAAACAATGGCGGGGCATCACGCCCCACGTGAAGTACATGAACTTCGTCCGTTACCACCCGCGCGCGATCGCCTCCTGGCCCGTCGGCCGCTCGCGTTTCGACGCGCTTTCGGATGAAATTCGCCGTCCCCAGGGGCGCCTTTATCTGGCGGGCGACTTCACGGAGGGCACGCACTCGGACGGCGCCGCGATCTCGGCGATGCGCGTCGTCAAGCAGATCTGCGCGGCAGAAAAGCTCGCGTTGCCCGCTCCGATGGCGACCCCCTGA
- a CDS encoding sulfite oxidase, protein MLDDKSRPLLNRRAFLQGLGALTVLPAAIALSERAAGAASRPSGPWVKQGLLVRSRRPLDLETPMGLLGDDLTPIPHFFVRTHHDEPQITASHWRLALEGLVRRPRSWTLADLRQLPAHEVTAVLQCSGNGRAFYRPRVPGVPWERGAVGNARWRGARLRDVLEACGLEAEAAHVVLQGADQPVLPSTPRFGRSIPLAKALHPDTLLAYEMNGEPLPVLHGHPVRAVVPGWVGDDWVKWLTTLRVQADPFDGFFYQTAYRYPRQPVSPGSAVKPEDMGPMDELVVKSLITGPLQGARVPRAGLPIRGVAWSGGGIPVTRVEVSVDDGLHWADATLLGEAQPYAWRRWAFDWMPAAGQPGGLLRLRARATDARGRVQPTEPSPWNPSGYQWNTADTVEVTLDA, encoded by the coding sequence ATGCTGGATGACAAAAGCCGCCCTCTCCTGAACCGCCGCGCCTTCCTGCAAGGATTGGGGGCGCTGACGGTCTTGCCCGCGGCGATCGCCCTGAGTGAACGCGCGGCGGGGGCCGCCTCTCGCCCGTCAGGGCCCTGGGTCAAGCAGGGCTTGCTGGTCCGGTCCCGGCGCCCGCTGGACCTCGAAACGCCGATGGGGTTGCTCGGCGACGACCTGACCCCGATCCCGCATTTCTTCGTGCGTACCCACCATGATGAACCGCAGATCACGGCCAGCCACTGGCGCTTGGCCCTGGAAGGGCTGGTGCGCCGTCCGCGCAGCTGGACCCTGGCAGATCTTCGCCAGCTGCCGGCCCACGAGGTCACGGCCGTGCTGCAATGCTCCGGCAACGGACGGGCCTTCTACCGGCCGCGCGTGCCGGGTGTGCCCTGGGAACGCGGCGCGGTCGGCAACGCCCGCTGGCGTGGCGCGCGCCTGCGGGATGTGCTGGAGGCCTGCGGGCTGGAAGCCGAGGCCGCCCACGTCGTGCTGCAGGGGGCGGATCAGCCGGTGCTGCCCAGCACGCCGCGCTTCGGGCGTTCGATCCCGCTCGCGAAGGCCTTGCATCCCGACACGTTGCTGGCGTACGAGATGAACGGCGAGCCGCTGCCCGTGCTGCACGGGCATCCGGTGCGCGCCGTCGTGCCAGGCTGGGTAGGAGACGACTGGGTCAAGTGGCTCACGACCCTGCGCGTGCAAGCCGATCCCTTCGACGGGTTCTTTTATCAGACGGCCTATCGCTATCCGCGCCAGCCCGTGTCGCCAGGCAGTGCCGTCAAGCCGGAGGACATGGGCCCCATGGACGAACTGGTGGTCAAGTCACTGATCACCGGGCCGCTGCAGGGGGCTCGGGTGCCGCGCGCCGGCCTCCCGATCCGCGGGGTCGCCTGGAGTGGCGGCGGCATCCCCGTGACCCGGGTGGAAGTGTCCGTCGACGACGGCTTGCACTGGGCCGATGCCACCTTGCTGGGCGAGGCGCAGCCCTATGCCTGGCGACGCTGGGCCTTCGACTGGATGCCGGCGGCGGGCCAACCTGGCGGCCTGTTGCGGCTTCGTGCACGGGCCACCGATGCGCGCGGGCGCGTGCAGCCGACCGAGCCGTCTCCCTGGAACCCCAGCGGCTACCAGTGGAACACGGCCGACACGGTCGAGGTGACGCTCGATGCCTGA
- the ubiE gene encoding bifunctional demethylmenaquinone methyltransferase/2-methoxy-6-polyprenyl-1,4-benzoquinol methylase UbiE → MSPEVLPAPADKAAYVQGMFDRIAIGYDRVNDWMTGGLHRLWKRQLVRGLRPAPGDAALDLATGTGDLALLLQRAVGPEGRTVGLDFSAGMLEIARARRSDGIEWLQGDMLALPFPDASFDVVTVGFGLRNVADLERALKEIARILKPGGRFGSLETARPRQAWMRAVVALHSRLAPWLGRWMAGDDDAYRYLHASALAFVDQDTLAHTCRQVGLADVVVRDLSGGALALVMGKRVG, encoded by the coding sequence ATGAGCCCCGAGGTGTTGCCGGCGCCCGCGGACAAGGCTGCCTACGTTCAGGGCATGTTCGATCGCATCGCGATTGGCTATGACCGCGTCAACGACTGGATGACGGGAGGCCTCCATCGCCTCTGGAAACGGCAACTCGTACGGGGGCTGCGACCAGCGCCGGGAGACGCGGCCCTGGACCTGGCCACCGGCACCGGCGACCTGGCCCTGTTGCTCCAACGGGCCGTCGGCCCCGAGGGTCGCACCGTTGGCCTGGACTTCTCCGCTGGCATGCTGGAAATCGCTCGTGCCCGCCGCAGCGACGGTATCGAATGGCTCCAGGGCGACATGCTGGCCCTGCCCTTTCCGGATGCCAGCTTTGACGTCGTCACGGTGGGCTTCGGCCTGCGCAACGTGGCCGACCTGGAACGCGCGCTGAAAGAGATCGCGCGAATCTTGAAACCGGGCGGGCGTTTCGGCTCCCTGGAGACGGCCCGTCCGCGACAGGCCTGGATGCGTGCCGTCGTGGCGCTTCACAGTCGCCTGGCGCCCTGGCTGGGTCGTTGGATGGCGGGCGATGACGACGCTTACCGCTACTTGCATGCCTCGGCGCTGGCGTTCGTCGACCAGGACACGCTGGCCCACACCTGCCGGCAGGTTGGATTGGCCGACGTCGTGGTTCGTGACCTCAGCGGCGGGGCCCTCGCCCTCGTGATGGGGAAACGCGTCGGCTGA
- a CDS encoding NCS1 family nucleobase:cation symporter-1 — protein MSTTADTTATLVASQSPLYSDDLAPTPPEARTWRTRHYTSLWVAMACCIPTYMLASGLIASGMNWRQALFTILLGNLLVLIPILLNSHPGTRYGIPFPVFARASFGVWGANLPALMRALVACGWFGINAWIGGAAVNTLLTAIWPGWAGWGGSLGGYALGAWVSFGLFWLSNIWIIYRGMDTLKRFESWAAPFVLLMTAGLVIWAVKAADGLGPLMAQPGKFTTLEAFWPVFVPSLTAMVGFWATLSLNMPDFTRFAADQKSQVRGQVLGLPAAMTVFSAMGIVITSASSLVFGKLHWDPVQLVGEFQNPWVVAIAMFTVIVATISVNIAANVVSPANDFANMWPKRIDFKTGGLITGILGIAIMPWRLLADAQAYIFDWLLVYSGGLGSVAGVMIVDYWLLRRCELDVPGLYETHGRYRYWRGWNLAGVAAALAGCFAAWGGKLIPALSPLVPYGWFAGFAVAGLSYAVFMGGRRGATSD, from the coding sequence TTGTCCACGACCGCCGATACCACCGCTACCTTGGTGGCTTCACAATCCCCACTTTACAGCGATGATCTGGCGCCCACCCCGCCCGAAGCTCGCACCTGGCGCACCCGGCACTACACCTCTCTGTGGGTCGCCATGGCCTGCTGCATCCCCACCTACATGCTCGCCAGCGGCCTGATCGCCTCCGGCATGAACTGGCGGCAGGCGCTCTTCACGATCTTGCTCGGGAACCTGCTGGTGCTGATCCCGATCCTGCTCAACTCGCATCCCGGCACCCGCTATGGCATTCCCTTTCCGGTGTTCGCTCGCGCCAGCTTCGGCGTCTGGGGGGCCAATTTACCGGCTCTGATGCGCGCCCTGGTGGCCTGCGGCTGGTTCGGTATCAATGCCTGGATCGGAGGAGCGGCCGTCAACACCCTGCTGACAGCCATCTGGCCCGGCTGGGCCGGTTGGGGCGGCAGCCTCGGCGGATACGCCCTCGGCGCCTGGGTCAGCTTTGGCCTGTTCTGGCTGTCCAACATCTGGATCATCTACCGGGGCATGGACACGCTGAAGCGTTTCGAAAGCTGGGCCGCGCCGTTCGTTCTGCTGATGACGGCAGGCCTGGTCATCTGGGCCGTGAAAGCGGCCGATGGGCTCGGGCCCTTGATGGCCCAGCCGGGCAAGTTTACGACGCTGGAAGCCTTCTGGCCGGTCTTCGTCCCCTCGCTGACGGCCATGGTGGGTTTCTGGGCCACCCTGTCGCTGAACATGCCTGATTTCACTCGCTTTGCGGCAGACCAAAAATCGCAGGTGCGGGGACAGGTGCTGGGTTTGCCGGCCGCCATGACCGTGTTCTCGGCCATGGGCATCGTGATCACCTCGGCCTCCTCGCTGGTCTTCGGCAAGCTGCATTGGGACCCGGTCCAGCTGGTGGGCGAATTTCAGAACCCCTGGGTGGTGGCGATCGCCATGTTCACGGTGATCGTGGCGACCATCTCGGTCAACATCGCGGCCAACGTGGTGTCGCCCGCCAACGACTTCGCCAACATGTGGCCGAAACGCATCGATTTCAAAACCGGCGGGCTGATCACGGGCATTCTGGGCATCGCGATCATGCCCTGGCGCCTGCTGGCCGACGCCCAGGCCTACATTTTCGACTGGCTGCTGGTTTACAGCGGTGGCCTGGGCAGCGTCGCGGGCGTCATGATCGTGGACTACTGGCTGCTGCGCCGCTGTGAACTGGATGTGCCGGGCCTTTACGAGACGCACGGTCGCTATCGCTACTGGCGCGGCTGGAACCTGGCGGGCGTGGCCGCGGCATTGGCGGGGTGCTTCGCCGCCTGGGGAGGCAAATTGATTCCAGCGCTGAGCCCCTTGGTCCCCTACGGCTGGTTTGCCGGCTTCGCCGTGGCAGGCCTGAGCTATGCCGTGTTCATGGGCGGACGCCGTGGGGCGACCTCCGATTGA
- a CDS encoding ATP-binding protein, producing MPARVPRGRVLSVSLTGAPCVGKTTMARALAERFDLPLLPERSREVAREWGYTPANMPEDLRLPFQWAILDRQVAAEHEHETIGYISDRCPVDSLCHFEWFGPQYGWPEEEATRYREAVEERVMHYDLLVVIPPMFPIVDDGERITDPSFQRGFHAVLSHLVEQWEHRLGPRLHVVSEFSLEDRIAGVEAALGMSVLQPPVR from the coding sequence ATGCCCGCCCGCGTGCCCCGTGGACGCGTTCTGTCCGTTTCATTGACCGGTGCTCCCTGCGTCGGCAAGACCACCATGGCCCGTGCCCTCGCCGAGCGTTTCGACTTGCCATTGCTGCCGGAACGCTCGCGCGAGGTGGCGCGCGAATGGGGTTACACGCCCGCCAACATGCCGGAAGATCTGCGCCTGCCCTTCCAGTGGGCGATCCTGGACCGGCAGGTGGCGGCGGAACACGAACACGAGACGATCGGCTACATCTCGGACCGCTGTCCGGTCGATTCGCTCTGCCACTTTGAGTGGTTCGGCCCGCAATATGGCTGGCCGGAGGAGGAGGCAACCCGTTACCGCGAAGCCGTCGAGGAGCGGGTCATGCACTACGACCTGCTGGTGGTGATTCCCCCCATGTTCCCGATCGTGGACGATGGCGAGCGCATCACCGACCCGTCGTTTCAGCGGGGCTTTCACGCGGTGCTCTCGCACCTGGTCGAACAATGGGAGCATCGCCTGGGGCCGCGCCTGCATGTGGTCTCCGAATTTTCGTTGGAAGACCGCATTGCGGGGGTTGAGGCCGCCCTGGGGATGTCCGTCCTGCAGCCGCCGGTGCGATGA
- a CDS encoding polyprenyl synthetase family protein, with protein MTTEVRPQESSFRAAIARRLEAQSPTLTEASRHLFGAGGKGVRPRVLNLVARAYMPDGQAIAAHDALAEAIELVHVGSLIHDDILDEADTRRGVASVHVRWNAKVAVLAGDWLLAQASRRVAALGDSVLTDRFAEMIADLCEGELLQDEHRHRLDVGMDAYLDRIAKKTAAPFELATEGAARLAGANPRAIAVARRFGFHLGRLFQLVDDMLDWSASAAELGKPVGRDLLDGTLTLPVLVALDDAEVGERLRESLSPWPAQITPALRGLIMAEAPAAETIRLVMSEAERAQHWMQQLPAGEAREELITVLSDLAAQAGVEEALR; from the coding sequence ATGACCACGGAAGTTCGTCCCCAGGAGAGCAGCTTCCGGGCGGCGATCGCCCGCCGCCTGGAAGCGCAGAGCCCGACGCTCACGGAGGCCTCTCGCCATCTCTTCGGAGCCGGCGGCAAAGGGGTGCGCCCGCGGGTCCTGAATCTGGTGGCCAGGGCCTACATGCCTGACGGTCAGGCGATCGCCGCCCACGATGCGCTGGCTGAGGCCATCGAACTGGTCCACGTGGGCTCCTTGATCCACGACGATATCCTGGATGAGGCGGATACCCGGCGCGGCGTGGCCTCCGTCCACGTGCGGTGGAATGCCAAGGTGGCCGTGCTGGCCGGAGACTGGCTGCTCGCACAGGCCAGCCGTCGGGTCGCCGCGCTCGGCGATTCGGTACTGACGGACCGCTTTGCGGAGATGATCGCCGATCTGTGCGAAGGCGAGTTGCTCCAGGATGAACATCGCCATCGCCTCGACGTGGGGATGGATGCCTACCTGGACCGCATCGCCAAGAAGACCGCTGCCCCGTTTGAACTGGCCACCGAGGGAGCGGCGCGTCTGGCCGGCGCGAATCCCCGGGCGATCGCCGTGGCGCGTCGGTTTGGCTTCCACCTCGGACGCCTGTTCCAGCTCGTAGACGACATGCTGGACTGGTCAGCCAGTGCGGCAGAGCTGGGCAAGCCGGTCGGGCGAGACCTCCTGGACGGCACCTTGACCCTACCGGTGCTGGTGGCGCTGGACGACGCGGAAGTCGGGGAACGCCTCCGAGAATCGCTTTCCCCCTGGCCCGCGCAGATCACGCCGGCGCTGCGGGGGCTCATCATGGCGGAAGCTCCCGCCGCGGAAACGATCCGCCTGGTGATGAGTGAGGCGGAGCGCGCGCAGCACTGGATGCAGCAGCTTCCGGCGGGCGAGGCCCGCGAGGAGCTGATCACGGTGTTGTCGGACCTGGCGGCCCAGGCTGGGGTCGAGGAGGCCCTGCGATGA
- a CDS encoding putative sulfate exporter family transporter yields the protein MAHLAHSVSGPSGSPSEPASPTGPVAPRGKLPGFLLAFGLAAAGYAGAQLKGLAVMGPLSLALLIGIAWRSGVGVSPGLAPGVRFSSKPLLRAGIVLMGARLDYGVLLAAGPKLLGIAVSVISVAIIGMYALARRVGLPRELGMLMAVGTGICGASAVAAASTVTRASEEDTTLAVALMGLLGTAGVFFYVGLAPWLGLSPQQLGIITGATLHEVAQVVAAAFTWGELSGDAGTMVKLTRVVLLAPALVLVGWYWRRATRHEAGHAAYSLANPPIPYFVLGFLAVGALNSLGLFSETLRWGLTQASIGLMAIAMAAMGLLTDLRQVRQAGLSAIAVGVVGFLTLFVMVYAMIRLLHV from the coding sequence ATGGCCCATCTGGCGCACTCCGTTTCCGGCCCCTCCGGGTCCCCCTCCGAACCGGCCTCGCCGACCGGCCCGGTGGCTCCCCGTGGCAAGCTGCCCGGCTTCTTGCTCGCCTTCGGCCTGGCCGCCGCGGGCTATGCGGGGGCCCAGTTGAAAGGCCTGGCCGTCATGGGGCCGCTCTCGCTGGCCTTGCTGATCGGCATCGCCTGGCGCAGCGGTGTGGGAGTCTCGCCCGGACTGGCTCCTGGCGTTCGTTTCTCCTCCAAACCCCTGCTGCGCGCCGGCATCGTGTTGATGGGCGCCCGCCTGGACTACGGCGTGCTGCTGGCGGCCGGGCCCAAGCTGCTGGGCATCGCGGTGAGCGTCATCAGTGTGGCGATCATCGGAATGTACGCCCTGGCGCGCCGCGTGGGCCTGCCGCGCGAACTCGGCATGCTGATGGCGGTCGGCACCGGCATCTGCGGCGCCAGTGCGGTGGCGGCCGCCTCGACCGTGACGCGCGCCAGCGAAGAGGACACGACGCTGGCCGTCGCGCTGATGGGGCTGCTCGGCACCGCGGGCGTGTTCTTTTACGTGGGGCTGGCACCCTGGCTGGGCCTGAGCCCTCAGCAACTCGGCATCATCACCGGCGCGACCCTGCACGAGGTGGCCCAGGTGGTCGCCGCCGCCTTCACCTGGGGCGAGCTCAGCGGCGACGCGGGCACGATGGTCAAGCTCACGCGGGTGGTGCTGCTGGCACCGGCGTTGGTGCTGGTGGGGTGGTACTGGCGACGCGCCACCCGGCACGAGGCGGGCCACGCCGCCTATTCGCTCGCCAACCCGCCGATCCCCTATTTCGTGCTGGGCTTTCTGGCGGTCGGGGCGCTGAACAGCCTGGGCCTGTTCTCGGAGACGCTGCGCTGGGGGCTCACCCAGGCCAGCATCGGCTTGATGGCAATCGCCATGGCCGCCATGGGGCTGCTGACCGACTTGCGCCAGGTGCGCCAGGCCGGTCTCTCGGCGATCGCGGTAGGGGTGGTCGGCTTCCTGACGCTGTTCGTGATGGTCTACGCCATGATCCGGCTGCTGCACGTGTGA